TAAGAATTGGAAccaaaacaataaaaagaaaaacattGATGCCACTTGAATTGCTAAACCAGCGACGAAAATGTTATCACCTGTCTGGGCAGATTTATTGACTCTCACTGCCATACCTGCAGTACCACCTCCTGCTGCTTGGATGGCCAAGGATATAATATCTGATgcaatgaaaataaaagaatatgCCATCGGTGAAGGTAATAAGGAGAAACGATGTccatatatttcaattaatttagCTAATTGATAGTATATACCGCCCATTGTGAAGACAGGCGCAATGGTTAAACAAACCATATTTAGTAGAAATGGATTCATTGCTGGTAAATTATAATGCGACCATGTTCTTCCTATATAACCTAAAACTTCTAAAACACCTGTGCAAATAAATGCTATGGAGAACCACCATTGGCGATAATAGAGTTGTAATACTTGGATAGTTAGAAGCACACCCCATATTGCTATCATGGAGATGTTGAATGCAACATTGGGTACCATCCCACTATACAGGGAAACTTTATGTCGTAAATGTTCTAGAATTTGTACAGTTGTGGCATTGGCTGGGAGTGTGTCCTTTATAAGGACGGTTGAGTTGGAATACAGACCAGACATTTTTTGTCTTGTTGTGGTATGTATTGAAGGtcaattaaataaagtGTATATAAGTacagaaaaagaaaagttttCTTTAGTTTTGAACCTTAGTTAATTTAAGATAAGGAACTTGAAGAAATCGAAAGACCTGGGGAAGATGACAGTTATGTACgttttatattttccaagAGTTTTCCCACAATTATGTGTACTCGAAgatttgaatcaaatttttctcttttcatTGAGTAATACCAGATCTGGGTCCACTTAACAACCGATCATCTTTCCGATGATTATGCGTCTTTTTATTGACTTTTGGCACGCAGAGATACTGCGTCCTCTTCTCTGTCAAAATTAAGGAATTAGGTAAGATTACGTATGCGGCACAATTGGGAAAAGggaaatattcaaagacTCCCATGCAGGACCCTAAGCAGTAGCAGTGACACGGAGACGTAAGGGAGGGGgggtttcttttttctctttctttttcccaactttttttttcacgCGCCGCTGTGTTTTCTCGGGCGTCACACTGGGGGTTGACCGTTTTGAGAAAGTGTGTCGCCCAGGGATCGGGTCATCTGAAGGGAAAAAAACGCACCCTGaacttttcttcttcacgAGATGCTTTCCTGGCACTAACATATATGCGTAGTACGGTGTATTGTTTGTAGCTGTATATTTCAGGTAGGCGAACTCCCACGGAAGACTTTTCAATACCCACGGAAGACTTTCAACATCCCAAGGAGCACGCATTTAACTGTACAAATATGGTAACGTGCGTACCTACGTACAGATGAACTAATCGTTACCGAAATCCTTGAACTGATTTAGCCGCCCAAGCTCGATTGAGGTGAATAACACACTACGCATGTCAATATTTAGCTATTATATGTGTTACTATATTAGTAAagtatatatgtatacaCGTATGTTTTAATAAACATTTCAATCTAGTAAGTTATCCAAAATATCTTGATACTTACCATTGGTAGCTCTATTGGCTTTCTTTAAGATTTCTTCAGCTTCTTGATATGCTTTTTTTTGCTCTATAGATTCATTATCGCACAAATTACCAAATTCAATGCATGCTTCTGCTAATTGAACCCATGTTTCAGGATCGTCTTTGACTTGAGCCTTTCTCAAATACTTCAAGCTATTATCAACCAATTCAATGGCTTCTCTTTGAGCAGCGTAAACAAGACCACCTTTATCTTTAGCAGCTATACTGTTCTGTtcgtcttcatcatcaccataTTGAAGTTTTAAATATTGGGAACGTGGACTATCTGCGaatttcatatataattcaCCAATTTTTCGGGCAACGGGATGAATCAATTTGTCACTGCCATGCATTATATCGAATAAAGCAATCAATTGTTCTTTCAACCACGATAAATCAGATTCATGATTCTTTTGAAACTTATATAATGGATGATCCTTTGCTAAGGTAATTGGttccaattcttcatcatcatcactatCTAAACCCTCTTCAATATCGTCTTCATGACcgaaattttcaataatatctaaTAGATCATCTGTTGAGTTCAACACTTCTAAAGTTAATGGTAAATCATTCTTATAGATAGAGAAGTTTTCCTTAGCTTTACCAAATTGTTCATAaagtttcaaatattttcccTTTGATTCTTTACTTTTAACAtttaatttagaaatatattctaatGGTAGCCTCTGTAATAAGATCTTACTCATTACTagtttcaataattgaGAGTTAGGTATACAATCTAATCCATCTTGACATCTTTGTAAAGCCAAATCGAAAAATTGCTTAACTTCATTAtccatttcatcatcatcatcacttCCTTTTTTGAAGATAGTCAATTCAGATAAAGCAAGGGCAAAGATGGCATAATATctatcatctttattcaCCAATGCCTTTAATTTGGTAGCCTCTTCGCtcttatcattattattattattgttaatcAAACGCAAAATTCTATCACATTCATGAATGATACCATTCAATAACATTTCATCATCCTTATCAGATTCAAAATAAGTCTTCCATAACCCATTCAATTGGACGATCTCATTATCAGCATCTTCAGAATCTTGTAATTCAATTTGGATCTGATTACTTGGTGTCTTAGTTTCCGAAGTTGGAGTTGGTGATTCTGATGTAGATTTAACTTCAGGTgtattttcctttaaaaaTTTTTGCTTCTTTTTTTGAGCTTGCTTTTTACCTAATCCTAGTGGTCTTTTTGCCATCTTCGTATCGCAATTATATTTGTTGGATCGTTTTCTTGGTAAGGTGCCAATAGGCATATTTGTATATAATGTATATACGTAGATCTttataaaatttttcattattgttttaaGAAATTGTTTAAGTTTTCTTTTGGCTCGATGCGCGCCGCATTACGATAAATTTTACTTACAAATCTTTGTTATgtatgatgatgatgaatttttaaGGAGGGATCTTGTTCGAAATTGGATCAAAATTTTACATGAGCGTGGGAGCTCTAGCTTCAAGAACTTGTTCAGCTTGCTAAAATCGTATATTAGCATAATAGCTTTGTTGTAGGACACATCTGAGTAACAAGCCATTTTAGTCTAAAGTTAGATATCACTAAAGAATAACGagttcattttttttctttgaaaaaattcaaatagaccatattttattatatataacatCTAAAGTAGTCTATAAAAGTCTCtcttttttatataaatggATGAATGGATGGATGGGTGAATGAATGAGATTTATTGGGagccattattattattattattattattaacaatGTCCTGAGTAGAGTAATGGACCTTCGTGTTTCCTTCTCTTATGATTCTGATAATGGTGTCTCTCTCTATATTTCaatcttttgatttttaGTTCTTTCAGCAGACAATTTATCAGCATTTTTCTTATGCATTTCCTCTTTACAAGATACCAAACCTTCACAAGAATGTGTCTCTAATAAACGATGTCTTGAACAAAACTGTCTATCACAAAACTTACATTCTCCAATAAATTTCGCTATGGGACTTATACAATCACCATAATAACATATCGATTTGCCTTTCTTACCCTTCTTAGTTTTATTACTCTTGCTTCTGTTCTTCTCTACTCGGTGTGATTTCTCCTTAGTGAGTAGTGGTTGTTCTTGTGTATTCGTCAGACTGGAAGGTAACGTAGAAGTTTCACTATCTGTTTCATGGTTGCTCTTATTTTCTATACTCTCAGTAGTGGTATTGTTATTTCCCTCTAGTTTTGGACTGTTAGCTGGAGTAGCCGCTTTAGGAAGTGGTAAAGTTTGTGAGTTAGATtccatttttgttttgtttttgtttgttgtgTTTTGTTTTGAGCGATAATAAGGAAGAATTTGCcttttatttataatgTTAATAGTTTCTTAAATCCAGTAATAATCAATATAGAATATCTACGGGGTTTTTAATGTCGGTATAAGGTAAATCCTAGATCTGGTTTTTAGTTACTTGAATAGatagtagtaataatacGTTCTTGATAAAGGACAAGAGAAGCGAAAAggagaaaaatatataatctgtgttatcaaagaaaggaaaaactTCGGTGGCAAAACCCATTAATTATAAATGTAATGTCTGCCTCTCtctacatatatatatatacaagtattcctttcctttcctttcttttcttttcttttcttttcttttcctaaGATACGTAGCGAACGTATATGACGCCtcccccccccccccctCTGTAGTTGGATTGGGTTGGGTTAACTTAGATTTTCCACCTCAAGTGAGCGAGTGAGGTTTACTCATAAAACACAGGCGCTCTCTCTTCCTTTTACGGGAGAAGTTTGGTGTGGGAAtattgttaataatttttgcCGCATTCCCCCCTGCTGAACATGGGGGGGGATCCCGCCACCGTGATATGACGCCCGTTAGTCCCACATTCCCCCACCAACAGAAACGGCTATAGTTGTGGTGGGAAATAGGGTGGCGTGGGATGACCACAGACATGCCTCCCTCCCTTGAGTAATGTCTCTCCATCCACCGGgatgatatgatatgatatgatgTGATAGTAAcatcatatcatatcatctGACGTGAACAAATAGGATACGTACGTAATAATAGCTTTAAGATTTGTCATTACACGCCACATACATAcgataataaataagatATTTGTACATTGGGTTCAATAGGATTAAATCGATTTCTCATGCAAATGTGGTCTATTCTATATAAAGTTATGcagtttttttttatgtatGAAACGATTCgaaaaaagaaaggaaaggaaACTCTatctataaaaaataaggGTTTTCATCTTGCTCTCATGGactaataaatataaatttggGCACGATGCTATATATTTACAGTGTTATCTTCTTCTAGATAACtatttgtttcttgttgttgtgccgcttcatcttcatcctcgtcttcatcatcatcatcatcgtccTCGTCCTCGTCCTCGtcgtcatcatcgtcaGCTTCTGTATCCGTAATATTCTTTACctctccttcttcttcatcgtcgtcatcgtcatcattgtcatcttcatcttcaggGTATCCACCAAGTTTCATTACAATCTTGTCTACAATTTCATTACCATCCATCATCCCACCAAGACCAATATCACCATTAATATCCATAACTTTCTCAGATGGTTTAAAAACAGTTATCCATGgcatttcttcattaataatgtttaattgtttcttaGTCATTGTACTATTAAAAGTACTACTAACCATTGAAGGTGCTAAAAAAATTGGGAAATTTGGATTCCAAGCTCTAATAACACTAgtcaataaattatcacATAATCCCAATGAAATCTTTGACAAACTGTTCGCAGTCAATGGTGCAATAACAAGAATATCTGCCCAACGACGTAATTCAATATGTAACACTGGATCTGTTCTTTGTCTCCATACATCCCATTCATCTTGATCTGtccaaaattgaatatgagGTGGGATCTCAATCTTTGCTGTGGGTGACGACGAGGATTTGAATGGTATCATTGGTGTACTCGGAAGTGAACCACTAGTGGAACTTACCCTTGATATCATCGATGCTTCAGATCCAGTTCTTCGTACAATATCATTTGGACTTGCAATATCATTacaatcattattattcataatATTGGCGTTgctattgttattgttacaattcttcttcacgGATTTCCTCGTGAAGAATTTCGTAGCATCCTCAGTCAAAATAACTTGAATACTAACTTTATCTCTACCGTAaatttcttccaatttcttAATCATCcctttgattttgaaaactgATAACGTCCCGCATGCACCGAATAATATATGTAATTTACCATCATCTTGTGGTAATCTTGGTTCAATGTTTTTCCCTGTTTCTCTCTTGGGAATATTTGGTGCTACTGATTGAGGACCCGCAGAAGCATTGGTAGtggtagtagtagtaatattcttattttgttctagattttttttctgaAGCATTGGCTCAGTTggtttgttttcttttatcaTCGTCGTAGAAGTAGAAACAGATAAATGGTTTGTAGGCTCTTCAAGGACAGATTCTAATGGAGTTGGTTCACTAACTCTTGAAATTATGGAAGCTTCTCTATCTAATTTCCCTTGACTACCATTTGTTTGAATCATCATGATTGATGCAGGTGGACTAGTACTATTACTGTTGGATCTTGATCTGATTGCTGTTGGGGTATGTAATGAGTCCTCCACGATGAAATGGGGATGGTCGGCGGTAAACGCGTCTGCCATTACCGATTCAAGCGTTCCTTTATTCgtcatatttatattttgctTGTTTAAATCTTTTAGATTGTTATTTgaagttgttgttgtagCAATTGATGTATTTGAACTAGATAAAATTGATGTGGGACTTGTTAACATAGTTAATGGAGTATCGATTGTATTTTCATGACTTGTTACCTTAGTAGTATTAAGTTTACTTAATTTACCACCTGGACCCACGATATTAACTTCATTAATATCTTGGGTTTCAGGTTTCACTGGTACCTGGTTTGATATCAGAGATACTGATGCCGAAAATTTAGGATCATGGAAAGTTACTGTGGGGATTCTTTTCAAACCAGGTTCTGGAGTATTATTAACTACAGCACCAGAGGTACCACTAACGTTCATGATTGATTTAGTAGTTTGAGAACATAACGTTGGACTTATTACACTACCATTACTTGCCAATCTTTGAGTATTGCCTCCTTGAGTCGGTAttgtattgttgttgttagTACTGGTAGGCACCAAATCATTTTGAACGGTACTTCTAACGGCAACAGAAGAAGTTGGTGGTGGCCCCATAATATTGGTATTGGtactaatattaatattgcTGTTGCTGACGTTACTGTCGGACCTTGCTATTATTGAGACCAGTTCCTTTTCCTTATCATCTATTGGCTGggtcattattattattagtagtagtagtgtTTACTAATGTAAACGATATAACCAGGATAATTATTTTCGTTTTGTACCAGCTGTTCAACTTGGGATAGGTACTGTATATTAAGGTAGATATCGTCACGAAAAGTAACTGAATCCAAAACAAAGGGCTATAATTTATGTATACCTCCACTCAGAGCTTAACAGAAGCAGCGTAGTAGTAGAAGTTCTCAATAAGGAGTAATCAAGAGGACAgttttttgaaaagtaGTAAGTGGACAACCATCAAATGAAAGCAAGTAAGAATTCTGTCTAACATCCACCACATCTTGCTATATACTATTTATTTAGCACTTAACTACTAACCTACCCTGGTACCCACGTAACGTACTCCACAGTATTTTGCCCATTCCAGATCCCGAAACTCTCGAAGTGAACAGAAACAGAAACAGAAACAGAAACAGAAACAGAACAAAGCAAAAACGAGCAAAACGGACAACAactattttcttctcttctcttCTCTTCCGTCTgaattgattttctttcgaaagagagagagagagagagagagacgcaatgaaaatttttctttgtttacCACGCAAAACGCTGCCGAGGTGCGGTGTTAAAGAGGATTTAAAGGAAATACATGGTCACATGACTGGCTCAGTTTATGGAGGCATACCGAACACTTGCCTTTTTTCCATATGTAGactgataataaaataatagatGCTATTACGATTAAGAATGACTTTTTACTGTTAGGATGCTATATATATCGTGTAGAAGAGATGCAGAGGGGGGTATCAagttgtattttttttcttttgcGTAATTGGCTCGTCTTTTCATTGAGGAAGCATTCGTTCTTGCTGTTGTCCTTGCTTCAGTTCATCCAATTTAATCATTTGTTCACTTTTCCAATCAAGATAATGTTTATCTATCTCACTATCCTCATCATCTAAGATACTAGTGTCTTCAAATGGATTTTCTAAATCTCGttgttgaatatttaaCTTGAATCTCCCATCTGGTGACATCGATAATTTATAAACACTATGCtctctttctttaaagGGACTACTTAATTCAGAAGGATATTgtgtattgttattgttactattactattagtAATGAGTTTAG
Above is a genomic segment from Naumovozyma dairenensis CBS 421 chromosome 6, complete genome containing:
- the NDAI0F00610 gene encoding uncharacterized protein (similar to Saccharomyces cerevisiae SIS2 (YKR072C) and VHS3 (YOR054C); ancestral locus Anc_5.655), whose protein sequence is MTQPIDDKEKELVSIIARSDSNVSNSNINISTNTNIMGPPPTSSVAVRSTVQNDLVPTSTNNNNTIPTQGGNTQRLASNGSVISPTLCSQTTKSIMNVSGTSGAVVNNTPEPGLKRIPTVTFHDPKFSASVSLISNQVPVKPETQDINEVNIVGPGGKLSKLNTTKVTSHENTIDTPLTMLTSPTSILSSSNTSIATTTTSNNNLKDLNKQNINMTNKGTLESVMADAFTADHPHFIVEDSLHTPTAIRSRSNSNSTSPPASIMMIQTNGSQGKLDREASIISRVSEPTPLESVLEEPTNHLSVSTSTTMIKENKPTEPMLQKKNLEQNKNITTTTTTNASAGPQSVAPNIPKRETGKNIEPRLPQDDGKLHILFGACGTLSVFKIKGMIKKLEEIYGRDKVSIQVILTEDATKFFTRKSVKKNCNNNNSNANIMNNNDCNDIASPNDIVRRTGSEASMISRVSSTSGSLPSTPMIPFKSSSSPTAKIEIPPHIQFWTDQDEWDVWRQRTDPVLHIELRRWADILVIAPLTANSLSKISLGLCDNLLTSVIRAWNPNFPIFLAPSMVSSTFNSTMTKKQLNIINEEMPWITVFKPSEKVMDINGDIGLGGMMDGNEIVDKIVMKLGGYPEDEDDNDDDDDDEEEGEVKNITDTEADDDDDEDEDEDDDDDDEDEDEDEAAQQQETNSYLEEDNTVNI
- the ETT1 gene encoding Ett1p (similar to Saccharomyces cerevisiae YOR051C; ancestral locus Anc_5.650), which gives rise to MAKRPLGLGKKQAQKKKQKFLKENTPEVKSTSESPTPTSETKTPSNQIQIELQDSEDADNEIVQLNGLWKTYFESDKDDEMLLNGIIHECDRILRLINNNNNNDKSEEATKLKALVNKDDRYYAIFALALSELTIFKKGSDDDDEMDNEVKQFFDLALQRCQDGLDCIPNSQLLKLVMSKILLQRLPLEYISKLNVKSKESKGKYLKLYEQFGKAKENFSIYKNDLPLTLEVLNSTDDLLDIIENFGHEDDIEEGLDSDDDEELEPITLAKDHPLYKFQKNHESDLSWLKEQLIALFDIMHGSDKLIHPVARKIGELYMKFADSPRSQYLKLQYGDDEDEQNSIAAKDKGGLVYAAQREAIELVDNSLKYLRKAQVKDDPETWVQLAEACIEFGNLCDNESIEQKKAYQEAEEILKKANRATNGKYQDILDNLLD
- the TMC1 gene encoding Tmc1p (similar to Saccharomyces cerevisiae YOR052C; ancestral locus Anc_5.653) codes for the protein MESNSQTLPLPKAATPANSPKLEGNNNTTTESIENKSNHETDSETSTLPSSLTNTQEQPLLTKEKSHRVEKNRSKSNKTKKGKKGKSICYYGDCISPIAKFIGECKFCDRQFCSRHRLLETHSCEGLVSCKEEMHKKNADKLSAERTKNQKIEI
- the RSB1 gene encoding phospholipid-translocating ATPase RSB1 (similar to Saccharomyces cerevisiae RSB1 (YOR049C); ancestral locus Anc_5.647) gives rise to the protein MSGLYSNSTVLIKDTLPANATTVQILEHLRHKVSLYSGMVPNVAFNISMIAIWGVLLTIQVLQLYYRQWWFSIAFICTGVLEVLGYIGRTWSHYNLPAMNPFLLNMVCLTIAPVFTMGGIYYQLAKLIEIYGHRFSLLPSPMAYSFIFIASDIISLAIQAAGGGTAGMAVRVNKSAQTGDNIFVAGLAIQVASMFFFLLFWFQFLFRIYIQVRFEHTNTKKITKQLLMIRQSEIDYLYREKFHDLRIDPDRWVFRYFTLAMTAAVLCIFTRCCYRLAELSEGWSGYLITHEWYFIILDALMMTLATTIFTIFHPGFAFKGKYTSIPITTGHVDPETRSDNSFDDDLENNKLSVSDIEKEVVERFDKKPKTFFKKMLKNPFKK